ATGACTAATGGCTACTACTAGGTCTTCGACAAGCTCAGACTGACATTGGGTTTGTTATTGTTTATTCGTTGATTTGTTTATTCGTTTGTTGAACTTTGAACAGCTTCTAATTCATAATTCTTAATTCGAATCGTTTTTTCTACTGCCTACTGTCTACTGCATACTGCATACTGTCTACTGGATTTACCAGGTCTTCGACTGCGCTCAGACTGACATTAGTTATGTTATTGATTATTTTCTATTTACTATTGATTTGTCTATTTGTTTGACCATCAACCAACAACCAAAAACCATCAACTAACAACCATCAACCAACAACCATCAACTAATCATTAATCATTAATCACTAATCGCTTTCACTGCTTTAATCGGCCTTTATACCACACATTTAAAACCAAGCCACTTATAATTAAAACCATACCAAACAAGCTCCAAAAAGTATAGATTTCATTAAATAAAGCGACACCTAGCAATAATGAAAAAATAACTTCTACGTATTTTAAAGGTGCAATAATAGTCGTTGATGCCGTTTGGAAGGCTTTCGTCATATAGATCTGTCCAAAATAACCAAAGACCCCAAGGCTAAGCAGCAAAGGCCATTCCACGCCGGTTGGTGTGACCCAATTCCCTATGGAAAGCACGGCACCCAAAACCATGGCGGTAAACATAAAATAATTAACCACCACCACGGGATGTTCGCTCTGCCCTATTTGGTTAATCATGATATAAACCAAACCACTCAGTATGGCTGCAATTAAAACCAGTAATAAACCAAACGTGTCGATCTGACTATCGAGCCCTTTTAAAACCAAAACCCCAATAAAGGATACAATAAAAAACACCCATTGAACGGGTTTGACTTGTTCCTTAAGAATAAAAATGGCAAAAATGGCAGCGAAAATAGGCGCTGTATAGCGTAATGACACAGCGGTACCAACCGATAAATACTTCACGGACATGAAGAAGAATATCATAGAAGTGGCACCTACTAACGATCTTAATATTAAAAGTTTATTCTTATTGCCAATAAAAGGGATTTTGTTTTTTATAAGGTATCCGAAAGTAAAAAAAAGCGAGCCTAACGATCTGAAAAACACGATTTGGTAGGTGTTCACGTTATCGAGGTACTTCACGATAACATTCATACACGCAAACGCCATGGTACTTAAAATCATGAATTTTATAGCCTGCTTAGCGTCCATATAACCGCGGTCTGATGATACGTTTTGAGTTTATAAAATACACACCTGTTAGTAAAATAATAGCAGCCACTATAGATTGCCCCGTAATATGCTCGTCCAACACATACCAACCTAAAATTAGAGCGATGACGGGATTTACATATGCCGATGTAGAGACTTTTTCGGTAGAGACTTCTTTAAGCAAGTAATTAAAAGCGGTAAACGCGATGACACTTCCAAAGATGATAAGAAGCGCCATAGACACTTGTGCAGAAGGGCTCCAATGTACAGGAGACAACCACACTTCGCCAAGTGACAAACTAATTAAGGAAAGCAGTATGCCAGAACTTAGCATTTGGTAAGCCGTGTTTACAAAGTAATTGGGCGCTAATTCAGCTCTGGCTACAAACAAGCTGCCCCAACTCCAACTAATCACACAAGTAAATATCATGATGATCCCTATTAAACTATGCTCTTGAAAGACGATTTGGTCTTGGCTCACCAACAAGTACATGCCTATAATACCCAGTGTAATACCTATTATGGACTTTCTTTGGATTTTCTTCCCATCGACCATACGCATCATCACTAAAACCATCAATGGCTGAATGGAGGCTTCCAAGGCTCCAAAACCGCTATCCACATATTTAAGAGCCCATACGAATACCCCATTGCCATACACAAGGAATAAAAACCCCGCAAAGACATTGTTTAAAAATTGCCGCTTGCTAATGGCCAATTGAAGCTTCATGGCTTTGGCAATGCTGAATATGAGAATGGATGCTGTAGTAAAACGAATGGACGCCAAATATAATGGTGCTACTTCCGTAACCACAATTTTATTAAGCAAATAGGTAGAACCCCAAATAACATAAATGGCAAAAAAAGCCAATACAATGAGTATAGTTTTACGAGGTACACTCATAAATTCTTAAGATATACTATATGATGATGAAATCAGTTAAATCTTTTTTACCCGAACCGCATTCATGCCTTTTTGTCCGCGTTCCAGTTCGTAAGATACCCGATCGTTTTCCTTAATAGGTTCCAATAGACCACTTACGTGCACGAAATATTTCTCTTGATTGATACTGTCAAGAATAAATCCGAAGCCTTTTGAGGTATCAAAAAATGACACTTTACCTTCTTTTCCTGTTGGTTCCTCTTCGCCTCTATCCTCTTTCTTTGGAATCCCCAGTTCAATACTTTCAGCATCTACCTTAACCTTTAAATTAGGGTCTGGTGGTGTATCGGTTAAATTACCATTATAATCTACATAAGCAAACTGAATACCTTGTGGGTTATCTTTTGCCTCTGCTTTACGAGCCTCTTTTTTCTTTTGCTTATCTTCTCGTTTTTTTAAGCGCTTCTTTTCTTTTTCAATCTTATTAAAAGTTACTTGTGATTTTGCCATTGTTTATGTTAACGGGTTTAAATTAATTATATGATTATTTCTTTTATTTGAATATTCAAAGCTTTTTGAATATCGTGTATTTTTTGTAATTCTCCAGGGATTATCAATGCTATGGAATACCCCTTTTTTCCTGCTCGTGCCGTTCTGCCACTGCGGTGTGTGTAATATTCTAATTGTTCTGGAAGTTGGTGGTGAATAACAAATGATAAATTATCGACATCAATACCTCTTGCAGATACATCGGTAGAAATTAGAATCTGTAACGAACCATTTTTAAAGGCACGCATGGCCTTGTCGCGTTCCTTTTGTTGCATATCGCCTTCCAATGCACCCACTGAAAAGCCTTCGTCTTGCAGTTTTTCGGTTAAATCTTTAGTGCCCGCTTTTGTTCTGCAAAAAATAATACCACGTTCGCCCTTTCTTCTACCTAACAATGTTACTAAGATATTGAATTTTTCTTTAATATTTGTTGAAATATACTGATGGGTGATGTTGGCGTTTACCAAATCCTCTTTGTTTACTTCTACCCTAACCGCTTTTGGCGACATATAGGTTTTAATAATCCGCTGAATTTCCTCAGGCATCGTTGCAGAAAATAACCATGTTTGGCGTTGGCCTGTGTTGTATTTGAGTATTTTATTTAAATCTTCTTTAAAACCCATACTCAGCATGTCGTCAGCTTCATCCAACACCAGGGTTTTAACATGTTTGATGTTAACGCAGTCGCGTTCTATTAAATCCAA
This genomic window from Mariniflexile sp. TRM1-10 contains:
- a CDS encoding DMT family transporter, giving the protein MDAKQAIKFMILSTMAFACMNVIVKYLDNVNTYQIVFFRSLGSLFFTFGYLIKNKIPFIGNKNKLLILRSLVGATSMIFFFMSVKYLSVGTAVSLRYTAPIFAAIFAIFILKEQVKPVQWVFFIVSFIGVLVLKGLDSQIDTFGLLLVLIAAILSGLVYIMINQIGQSEHPVVVVNYFMFTAMVLGAVLSIGNWVTPTGVEWPLLLSLGVFGYFGQIYMTKAFQTASTTIIAPLKYVEVIFSLLLGVALFNEIYTFWSLFGMVLIISGLVLNVWYKGRLKQ
- a CDS encoding DMT family transporter, which codes for MSVPRKTILIVLAFFAIYVIWGSTYLLNKIVVTEVAPLYLASIRFTTASILIFSIAKAMKLQLAISKRQFLNNVFAGFLFLVYGNGVFVWALKYVDSGFGALEASIQPLMVLVMMRMVDGKKIQRKSIIGITLGIIGMYLLVSQDQIVFQEHSLIGIIMIFTCVISWSWGSLFVARAELAPNYFVNTAYQMLSSGILLSLISLSLGEVWLSPVHWSPSAQVSMALLIIFGSVIAFTAFNYLLKEVSTEKVSTSAYVNPVIALILGWYVLDEHITGQSIVAAIILLTGVYFINSKRIIRPRLYGR
- a CDS encoding DEAD/DEAH box helicase, whose amino-acid sequence is MPTFSDLGVQKDFIKALKELDIKTPTDIQEQAIPVLLEAPTDFIGLAQTGTGKTAAYGLPILHHIDTSVNHVQALILAPTRELVQQIKKQLFKFTKYSEDNIFAEGVYGGEKIDKQISALRRTTHIVIATPGRLLDLIERDCVNIKHVKTLVLDEADDMLSMGFKEDLNKILKYNTGQRQTWLFSATMPEEIQRIIKTYMSPKAVRVEVNKEDLVNANITHQYISTNIKEKFNILVTLLGRRKGERGIIFCRTKAGTKDLTEKLQDEGFSVGALEGDMQQKERDKAMRAFKNGSLQILISTDVSARGIDVDNLSFVIHHQLPEQLEYYTHRSGRTARAGKKGYSIALIIPGELQKIHDIQKALNIQIKEIII
- a CDS encoding cold-shock protein, with the protein product MAKSQVTFNKIEKEKKRLKKREDKQKKKEARKAEAKDNPQGIQFAYVDYNGNLTDTPPDPNLKVKVDAESIELGIPKKEDRGEEEPTGKEGKVSFFDTSKGFGFILDSINQEKYFVHVSGLLEPIKENDRVSYELERGQKGMNAVRVKKI